Genomic DNA from Chloroflexota bacterium:
ATGAACACACCATCTGGCTGGGAGACACGCTCGGTCAGATCGCCTGGGAGAAAGCCGGGATCATCAAGCCCGGGGTGCCCGCCGTCTCCGCCCCCCAGGCGGACGAGGCCATGGCCGTCATCGAGGAGGTTTGCACCCAGCGCGAAGCGCCTCTCATCCGGGTAGGACGTGACTGGCTATTCCGCCCCGGCCCGATCCACCCCGGCGGACAGGCGTTCGACGTGCAGCCCACATCCGCGACGGGCGCCCTGCCCGCGGCCTGGACCCGATTCGAGATCCCCCTGCTGGGTCGCCACCAGATCATCAACGCCACGTGTGCCCTGGCGGCGATCCACGCGCTGCCCGCAGGACGGTTTGAGATCCCTTTGCAGGCACTGCGGGAGGGCCTGGCGACGGTGCGGTGGCCCGGGCGCATCGAGGTGCTCTCTCGCCAACCGCTGGTGATCGCCGACGGCGCCCACAACGAGGACTCGGCGCGACGGCTGGTGGAGACGTTACAGGAGTGGTTCCCCGGGCGCCGCTGGACGTTCGTCGTCGGCATCCTGTCGGATAAGGATCACGCCGCCATCCTCAACGATCTGGCCCCGCTGGCCGAGCAGATGATCGTGACCCGCTCCCGACACGCGCGGGCCACCGACCCTGAGCAGCTTGCGGAGATCGCCCGCCGGATCGGATTGCCCGTCCACATCTCGCCAGATATAGAGACGGCGCTGGAGGAGGCGCTGGCTCAGGGGGATGCCATATGCCTGACCGGATCGCTCTCCGTAGCGGCCGAGGCCCGCGTGGCATGGGCCATACGTTGCGGCGCCCCACTCCCGGAGATGGATAGCGACCGGGATCGAGAAAGAGGATACGCGCAACAAGCCATCGCCCTGGCGTGAAGACAGAAGTCGGAGGAGGCCGTCATGCGGACCGTCTACGTGGAATTGGACATCCCGCGAGCCCTGGCAACACAAGTCCTGGGCAAGGTATGGACAGGAGCCTACCTGAGCCCCATCAGCCCCGTTCACTCCGCGACGCTGCCCGATCCGCCGTTGCCTGGGCCACATCATGTGCGCGTGCGCAACCGGCTCTCGCTGATCTGCGGGAGCGATCTGCACATGGTCTACGTGGAGATTGACCCGCGCGTGGCACCGGCCGCGCTGCCGGGCAACAAGCGTTTCTACCTGGGACACGAGCTGTGCGGCGAGGTGATCGAGGTGGGCGAGGCCGTCTCCCGGGTGCGCGTCGGCGACCGGGTGGCGCTGCGCCACTTCAGCTCGACCTGCCACACCCAGGGCATCGAGCCTCCCTGCCGACACTGCCGGGAAGGGAACTACTACCTATGTGAGAACCAGTCGATGACCGAAACCTCTCCCATCATCGGCGGCGGCTGGAGCGATCAGTTCGTGGCCCACGAGGCTCAGCTCTTCCGCGCGCCGGAGGATCTGAGCGATGAGGAGATCGCGATCCTGGAGACCATGGCGACGGGGGTGCACACGGTGTTGCAGGCGCTGCCGGAGCCGGGCGACCGCGTCGCCGTATTGGGATGCGGGATCATCGGGCTGGTGACGATCCAGGCGCTGCGAGCGCTGGCCCCGGAGGCGCACATCACCGCGCTGGCGAGATATCCCTTTCAGGCGGAGCAAGCCCGTCGGCTGGGCGCGCACGAGGTGCGCGTACGGGAGGACGGCTACCAGGTGACGGCCGAGGTCACCGGCGCCAAGCTCTACCAGGGGATGCTCGGCAGCAGGATGCTACTGGGCGGCTTCGACGTGATCTACGACTGCGTGGGCACGGGCCGCACGATCACGGACAGTCTGCGATGGGCGCGGGCGAAGGGACGGGTCATGCTGGTCGGCGTGCAGTTCAGGCCGATGAGCGTGGATCTCAATCCGGTCTGGTATCAAGAGGTCCAACTGCTGGGCGTCTATGCACACGGCCGAGAGGTGTGGGAGGGACAGGAGATAGGGACCTTCGAGCTCACCGCCAGGCTGATTCAGGAGGGGAAACTCACGGCGGAAGGGTTGATCACCCATCGGTTCCCGCTGGCCCGATGGAAGGAGGCCGTCCGGGTGGCCAGCGACAAACGGCAGTATCAGTCCGTCAAGGTCGCGCTCACGTTTGAAAACGTTGACGGATGATGGATGACGAAGGCAACAGCCATCTCGTGGTCGGTATGAAAACCGGGGTACACGTTATGTCTACCGCATCGGCGTGGCGCCTTTGCAACGACTGAGTCTTGTCAGACATGCAGGGCGGGTTTCCTCCCCGCCAAAAAAGCAAAACGGGAGGCTGATCTCGTGTCAGTCTCCCGCCTCACAGATGCGCCGGGCTCAGCTCGTCTTGAAACATGAGCCGTTGCGGTGGTAGGGGGTCTTCAGCCGCTTGGCGATGCGACCGGTCTCTGAGAACACGGTGGTCGTCACCATGAGCAGCTCGCCCTTCTTGATGGGCTTGCCACAAGTGGCGCAGACATGTCCCGTCATCTGGGCCCGGTTTGCCTCGCGGGTGGCGATATCGGCCCCCATCCTCGTTGCTCGTGCCATCTTTTCACTCCTTTGCAGTGATGTCGTCACGGTCTCGTGGCGAAGCGCCGATCATCATCGGAGGGCCCTATCGCCACCGAGGCCGAATTGTTTCGTTCACGGACATGCATACGCCCCAGGCCGGCGCCCAGGGCGTACATGCCACAACTGAAGCCAACAGGTTGCATCTTATACCCGAAGCCACCCCTTTTGTCAAATTCCAGACGGGCCAGTGTAAAAGGAGGCACGTCTTTTTGAGAGAGCGTCCTTCGCGCGGAGAGAGGCCGTAGGTCCAGCGTCCCGCGCAGGGGACGAGCGGAGCGCTCTTGCGAGCATCTCCCCATCACCCCGGCGGGATGTAGACCGTGACGGAGACCTCTCCCTCACCGGAGAGCACGATCGTGTAATCCCCCGTCGTGGGGATGTCGGCGAACCACAGCCCGGGCCGCCCCGCCCGAACCGTCGGGATCGGCACATCACCCGGCCCGAAGACGGCTACCATCACCTCACTCTCGCCCAGAGCGGAGACGTACAGCCGCTGCCCGCCCATCACCCGAAGCACATACGCCTTCGGCACACCCGCCACCAACGTGGTCGTGAACTCATACGACGCCGTGCCCGGGGCGAACTGGATCCGCTCCGGCGTCGGCGAAGCCGGCTTTGGCGTTGGCGTCGGCGCGAGCGGTGGAACCCGGACCGTCACGGGAACGCTGCCCTCGCCCGTCAGGGTGATGACGTAATCGCCGGTGATGGGGAGGGCGAAGTGCCACTGTCCCCCGCTTTGGGTAACGGGCAGCAGCGCGGCCCCGTCCGGTTGAAGCAGGGAGACGGCCACAGCAGGTGCCGTGGTAATGAACATCTGCTGCCCCGCCAACGCCCGCAGCACATAGCGTTGGGGTACGCCCGCCGTCAGGACCGCGGTCCACGTCGCCGAGTCCGTGCCCGGGGCGAACTGGATCCGCTGCGGTTCCGGCGTGGGGGTGGGCGGGAGTGGGGTTGCCGTCGGCAGAGGGGTTGGCGTGGGCTCAACGGGCGTTGCCGTCGGCGCGGCCGTGGGCACGGGAGTGGGGGACGCCACCAGCTGCGTCGGGGCCGCCGCTTGAGCGGTCAGCGTGGCCTCAACGGCCTGCTCCACAGCCGCCTGATCGGGCGAGACCGAAACGGTGCACGCGGTCAGGGCCGCGAGGCTCAGCAGGATGACCAGAACCGCTACGGGAAAGCGCATGACCATGACCTCCTAATGGGGTGCAAAGCCGCGATACTCCTACAGATAATCATGACGCTGGCTAGCGGCTTTAGAAACGAGATCTCTGCAGGACGGCTCAGGGCGGCTCATCCCGTGCCTGCCTCTAGATGCTCATAGAAGGCTTGCGGCTGCAGCTCTTGGAAGTCCCCCTGCTGCACCAGGTGTCTCCGGATATCCAGACAAAGATGGCACTTCGAGACATATCCCTCTTCCCG
This window encodes:
- a CDS encoding alcohol dehydrogenase catalytic domain-containing protein gives rise to the protein MRTVYVELDIPRALATQVLGKVWTGAYLSPISPVHSATLPDPPLPGPHHVRVRNRLSLICGSDLHMVYVEIDPRVAPAALPGNKRFYLGHELCGEVIEVGEAVSRVRVGDRVALRHFSSTCHTQGIEPPCRHCREGNYYLCENQSMTETSPIIGGGWSDQFVAHEAQLFRAPEDLSDEEIAILETMATGVHTVLQALPEPGDRVAVLGCGIIGLVTIQALRALAPEAHITALARYPFQAEQARRLGAHEVRVREDGYQVTAEVTGAKLYQGMLGSRMLLGGFDVIYDCVGTGRTITDSLRWARAKGRVMLVGVQFRPMSVDLNPVWYQEVQLLGVYAHGREVWEGQEIGTFELTARLIQEGKLTAEGLITHRFPLARWKEAVRVASDKRQYQSVKVALTFENVDG
- a CDS encoding bifunctional folylpolyglutamate synthase/dihydrofolate synthase, translating into MRTYEEALSYLQRYINYELKRTIPYAPGTFELARIYALLGRLGDPHRAYPTIHIAGSKGKGSTAAMTASILQAAGYRTGMYISPHLHTCRERMRVNGTLIAPEEFAALVEELAPHAEAVEGITWFEVTTVLAFLYFARQGVDVAVIEVGLGGRLDATNVITPEVSVITSLSYEHTIWLGDTLGQIAWEKAGIIKPGVPAVSAPQADEAMAVIEEVCTQREAPLIRVGRDWLFRPGPIHPGGQAFDVQPTSATGALPAAWTRFEIPLLGRHQIINATCALAAIHALPAGRFEIPLQALREGLATVRWPGRIEVLSRQPLVIADGAHNEDSARRLVETLQEWFPGRRWTFVVGILSDKDHAAILNDLAPLAEQMIVTRSRHARATDPEQLAEIARRIGLPVHISPDIETALEEALAQGDAICLTGSLSVAAEARVAWAIRCGAPLPEMDSDRDRERGYAQQAIALA